tgaatgTAATTCTTCGTGGGTTTAATCCTAATATAAGTTTTAAGTAGGTTATGACTAATTTTTAACACTAGGCTGTATTTCTATTAAAAGCATCAGATATTGCTTGTGGAGACTTTTCTATACGATCTCCGATTTTCGATTATATTGTTACTTTTAGAACGTTCGATTTAGATGTTTTTATAATTCCCCATGTAGTTTTAGAACCAcgtagttttataatttttacaacatttttattatgttctttACATTTCAGTctataatgtaatgtttttatgtaactaGCATAAGTTAAAATGTCATTCTGACAGTGAATAAAGGCTtttttactacttatttattattatatctacatCATGAGTTATCTGAcgactgggttgagggggtcagatagggcagtcgctccttgtggcacactggtactcagctgcatccggttagactggaagccgaccccaacatagttgggaaaaggctcgaaggaaTGATGATGCGTATagccttataaataaatattattaaataagtatttacacaaacagcaatgctttctgccagataaaggctgcttataatttctgacCAGCGCTAACCGAGATTTGTGAAACTAAAAGGTAGTAAtaatatacagggtgtgtcgttcacaatcacattaataTACTTGCAAaggtgtgtttatttatttattaaggcacaccaacaacttatttacaaatactttcaCATATATAAGTTTACAATTGTAATAAGTCCTgcgtaaatatgttaattacaGGTGCGCACaacgttcaaattaaaaataacttaaacttaaactatgcataacaaaaattataataataaaaaaaagaagaaaaatcgATAGAGGCAAATGACAAGGTACTTTTCAAATTAGTCAATTTTGtgcaaaaattaatttatatgagGCATTTACATTGCGCTTAAATTTATTATAGGGATCATGGAAAATGTCAAAATTGTCTGAGCTCCCACACGAAGAGTTATATTCACTGCAAATTCGTGCCATAGGCGAGCGTTTACCAACATTGGTTCTGTAAAATGGAATGTGGAATGGTTTGGTGATTGGGTATCGCGGTATTCAGGTGGGAACAGCAAGTTTAATGTGATGAACTAATTCGCTACAATCTGTCTTTCCATTAATGAGTTTATGTAAGAGTTGAATGTCATGAATTTTGCGACGATTATGGAGAgtattcattttaaagaaatttagtCTTTCCCATACTAGGACCCTATGTGAAATTCCGGACGAGATATACGCCAGATGTCTGGTAAACACGCTCGTTGGAtactgttatattatattatagggtattatgtattattatccTGATTATgttatacctaattaaatttCTACTTATATTTCCCGCTGTAACTCACTCCCTGACCTTAAATAGCTTAAATACTAACGAAAgaggaaaaataatatgtttttgtccAAATCGTTTATCATGGCTGTCTACGTGCTTCGCCTCATTAATTTAAACCATTTCATGAAGTGAAGTTACTGTCACAGTAATTGTAATATTGttaatttagttcaattttGAGATgaattctttaattttttattctcttttcTTGTTTTTTCCTGGACTTTTGGTTTGTGCTTCGTAtagtaagttgtttttttatattatttttaactagctccCTCAATGCAGTCTTTTTTATAACATAGCTATAGCATCCTCCTCCCTTAACTCAGTTTTATTTGTGGTCACCggagcatgttttcttcttaaaCACTCTTCTATCTGTTGTCATCTcaaaagtaacattctttctaaccatatcgactttcgcacaatccatccatctatTTTTGCCGTCTCCTTCCACTACATCCATCCCCATTCATGCTTATcatcttcctcacaacatgactttAATTTCTTCGTGTCACATGCCTATACCACGACAGTCGGTTTCCACGCAGCTTTTCTGTTACCAGTGACACTTTAAAACTTCCTTTATATACCAATTTCCACTGTGCATACACGAGGCTCAATTTCTGTTTCaggtaaatatattatacaaactCCATACCATTTCAATTACAATGTAGGTGATGTTTTGAGCATGGATATTATCATGATCAATATACCGCGGAGTGTGTATCACTTCTCTGTTTATACTGATGAAAAAAGTAAGTTAAATCCTATATTGATGGCCTAAACTAGAGCTCACAGAATCACAATATTAGAAGTACCTATTAGACTGCTAACAGTGTGCCTACTGTAGACACAGCGCAAATGCCTCATTAGTCGAATCTCAAGTTCGATTCCTGAGACaagccgaaatcgctttgtgatTATGAGAAACTTTCTCAAAACACGAAGTCTAGGTGTACGTGATCAATGCACCAGTGCATCGGAgtgcacgttaatgtcggtccagcgcctgatctctctccagtcgtgaCAGATTGCAGCGGTTTTGACGGTAAAAGTCCAACAATCCCATTtgcagccctttcacacggcattccagttttgcgggaccaTAGATATGATATAAAATGTGGGTCAAATTCTTATGACAAATAAATCGCTAGCTTGCGTGTGTTCTTCTGAAAATTTATAGCAACcagttaattgaaaaaaaaaaaactgacttttatTTTCAGACCTACTATACAACCATGAAATCTCAAGTTGGGATAAATACCGTATTATGATTAATGGAATAGCGATGCAGAACGCACATATTTCTATGCATTTGCAATTGCTCTACTCTTACACTTCATGTGCCATTGTGGACATAGCCTACGGACAACGAAACTATGATTATAACTTGCCATCCAGTAAGTATTCAAATAACAGCAAGTGACTGATACCCTATAGGTTTAAGAAAGTTTCACAAAGCAATCTGGAGCCTGGGAGGCATTTTCTTACAGATTTAAGAAGGATAATGTAAAATTGTGTTAATTTCGTTTCAGACAAAAACGAAACTAACGACTGTTTAAATGACAAACATTGTACGATTGTTGtggattttcaaaattcttgtACAAGTAAGTACTTAACTAGCGACTGAAATACTTAACTCATAGAATTTAGAAAGTTCTTGCTTGAGAACTGTTTCGGATCACAATGTGGTTTAAATATcttgtaatctatactaatataaaacaACGAAAAACTTTTCTAATATAGAGTTGTTTGTTTATACTAAAGGCTCCagagctactgaaccgatttaaacaatTCTGTTACTTTTAGAAAGCTTCACACTTCTCGAGTAACATGCATAAGCTATAATTTTACTAGTAAGGACACTAGTTCCCCCAGGACGTGAGAGAATCTGCGTGAAAACGGCAAATGTATGAAGTAGAAGGGGAAGAGAAAAGAAACAAGTGAtgaattgtgtgaaagtcgatatggttaaaaagaatgttacttgtgagatgacggcagatagaagtgtgtggaagaagaaaacatgctgcgcagacgccaaataaaattgggcaAGAGGATGACGATGATCcatacacttttatttttacattccGAACTTGTTTGTTTTCAGAAACAGTACCTTACTTCAATTGTTCATCGATTGATCTAGTCGTCGTGTGCACCAAACAGGAATACAACGAAGCTACATTCACGTGGCAACAGTTCTATGATGATGGTAAGCATAGTagcttcttcttatcgagtgagttACAGGCTTAATAAAAATGGCGTCCTGGCTTATTGTCGGCCACGGCGACAGATAGTGCAAAAGCATTTCCGCAGACACAGGTCCACTCactgttccttcactctcatagcccgatgaaCAACTTTTAGACCtgggaattattttttaaagtttcgaACGAtcacaaagtgatttcggccCAACCCGGGAATCAAAACCGAGACCAACGAGACTggaggtttaatcacctaacaagctctagtgtcagagttttctcaaacccgcctgacggcctctgacgcggcattgtaacaacgactgctactgagtagcattcggggacgccggtTTTAGGGTAACAAATGAACATCGAATGCTGTGCTTTACTGCGCTGAACTATGTTTGCTCAACTCGCTCTCTGTGCTGCACTGTGTCGAGTTGTGCTAGGTTTTTCAAACATGTAGTGATGGATGAAAATAAAGTAACTTTACTTAAAAACTGAGCTAATagagagtgcatgtagcagAAATAAGACTGCTGAGATgaatgtgtggtgttacaagaatggataaagtgaggaatgatatAAGAGGAACTCTAAAAGTatcgccagttacagaaaagatgagaagtagaagactgcatggtatgggcatgtaatgaggagagATGATaagcatgcaacaaagtgtgtactaagtatgaatgtagatagatggcgaggaagaggaagacctaagaaaagatggatggattgcctgaaagttGACGTGAGTATGAAGGATGTGATTGGTTGTCAGTACGACGAATGACAGGGAAAattggaagaggatgacatattgtgCCTACACCAAATAGAATTGGGAATAGGGCGGGAGGAAGAAGACTTAAATACTGAACTAAGCAAAGCGCAGCACACATTGATGTTGATTGTCAAAATCACGTAGCTTAAGAAACACAGCACAGCACAGATTTGTCATCTTTACGTACCCTCCCAAGCACGGGTGTGAAGCACTAACAACTTCCATACTCTGGGCtattttacatcatcatcatcatcattatctcagccatagaacgtccactgctgaacataggcctccccttagatctccacagatacctgttggaggcgacccgCATCCAGCGttttccggcgacctttataagatcgtctgtccaccttgttggtggacgtcttacgctgcgcttgctagtccttggtctccactccagcacttttctattttaaatattttttatcaaaacaatttttgacataattttaaaacatattaatgTTCTAGTACTCTTAGCCAGACCTTGGTTCAGTTACAGGTTTCTATTCTATTACAGGTTGTTATATAGGCACTGCACTAAAGATAAGTGCGGCGatatcaaaatttatatttactgtAGAACTCTTCGATAACAACACATTTGTGAAAGTATCGCCAATCCATTCTACTTCTGGTGAAATAACTGTGAATCCTAATTTTATCCGTAAGTATATGTTTAAAGCTGATTTTGTGTCAGTTTCAGTATTCGCGGATTCAAGTAACTATCATGCTGACATGTCATGTGctactgataaaatatatatcgggtgtgtcgttcacaatcacattaaataaaatgcgtTTTTTGAAATCTGTGggtgtttatttacatagatatttacaataaaaatcaaaaactatcctagtaaaacaaacaactaaaaattcattttcatttcacaaTTCCttcgtcaaaaaattcgtccccatcgctgtcaactgggagcgtgcccaagaggctggtagcattacctcgttggatcgccatgctgattctttgtccgaggtaatagccggCCTTTTgatcacgagaagcgtcaaccagccgcctagagagatctttaaatagaatgtgggcattcggaccccacgacccgagggtttcaacctggtaatatatgtcgattaacacaaagaaaaaagaaaaatacgtaaatcaGAACACCATAAAGTCattataaacaacaaacaacagatacccttgaaaactgacagctgtcaactgatcaaaacattcggtaCATATGATGCtgtattataaaaacgaaaaatgactcctgtagttattaaaccactgaatggagtagattattttttttacaattcaccatagaatattataaaatatatgcgataggtaaaaagtcgtggtggcctagtgggcaaagaaccaacctctcgagtatgggggcgcgggttcgatcccaggtcaggcaagtaccaatgcaacttttctaagtttgtatgtactttctaagtttatcttagacaccattggctgtgtttcggatggcacgttaaactgtaggtcccggctgtcattgaacatccttggcagtcgttacgggtagtcagaagccagttagtctgacaccagtctaacctaaccaaggggtattgggttgcccgggtaactgggttgagggggtcagatagggcagtcgctccttgtaaagcactggtactcagctacatccggttagactggaagccgaccccaacgtagtttgggaaaaaggctcggaggatcgGAGGATTGATATGCGATAGGATtaaatgtgattgtgaacgacacactgTGTAAACAAACAACTACAATTCATTGTATTGTCCAATTCTATTCTGTTCTACTGCATTCCATTCCATTCTATTATGATCTTTGATATCTGTGTTTActcttttctatttatttttttcagctgAAGAAAAAACTATAAGCAAATTGACGTTTACAGACTCAACAGATATTGAATTTGattgtgaaatatatttacagcgtagcaaatgtaagtacctaccgtgattttaatttattgaaattattcacATACgggaatgaattttattcagtgcaCAAACTTCGTCAAGTTATAGTTAAGTAAGTTttaaagatacatatttttattttgttgtgttttagtatcatctcgaggaaacctggactatatagtctgaaatcaccaaaccgcattgagcaagcgtggtgattaatgctcaatccttctccgtgtgagaggaggcctatgcccagcagtgggacgatattaAGGCTGTAACAGTGTTTTAGTATAAAAAGAATAGTTATTGAtagcgaaagatgtttattttgtaaccgattgtacggtcacagtcgtcatagtaagcacggcggcaacgcgaaaccggtttactgacgcgagcgctgctccAAGCGCGTTAGAATAGttagtatccatattttgctgattttagggtggacaaaaaaaaatactgatgatgcagattcttcctcctgccctgttccggGGTCGGCGCAATGTCATCCTcatccattttcccctgtcactcgtcatactgacactcactcccttactattcatgtcatctttcaggcaatccatccatctttccTTAGGTCTTCcacttcctctccatccatctacattcatacttagcacacactttgttgcatgcgtgtcatccctcctcattacatgcccataccatgacaatcttctacttctcatcttcaaatgtgtaaaaaaataaccccaCCTTACGATTTTCAGATGTATACGTAGGCCTTATTAACACAACAGAAAACAAGATAACGACACTgaatactacaaaaaatattaagaaatatggtgaagaatataacggtagtattttatgttgtttgtatTACACGACAACTGAAAAAGCACCGGAAAAATATGTATCTCGATTTGTACGGAATAAGACACTGTTATTATATTCTACTGAAGAACTTGGTAAGTAGCGTTACACTATCCTATCTTATGgtagaacaaaatgactagcgatGGTGACATAACGAAAAATCCCCTAAGAAAGAAGCGCGCCAAAAAGCGGGTGAGCGAAGAATGTTATTGTTTCCGCTcttatgatgtcctcctagcctaTCACCAgctacggcgactgttctcatgtaaacagattagccaactgtgcaggacatattatagtgtacaagcatttgcgcagaaaCAAGTGCACACTCTATTTCATCACTCTCATAGGCCGATAGGACGGCaacccgacacgaccggagagagatcaggcgcagagcCGACGTTAACGTGCTCTGaacgatgcacgggtgaatcaatcaccaacttccaggctcagggttgctttatgaaagtttctaaaaccaaCAAAGCTATTTCGacaaaattggcagctgtatgtagttccgatgacaatacagtAATAAGGAACTTTCCTAAGGAACTGAAAGATATGCATGGGCATTTCATGAAGAAGTATCGTATAATAGCCGTGTTTAGACTGGTTATGAACTTTGACTGTTAATTTATATGAGtggtttaatttgtttatttatttcagctgATTCCGGCGTTACAAGAAATCTTACAGTGCTATATACGTCTGTTCCTGCCGCAGTGCTCATTCTTGCAGTTGCAATAACAATTGTAGTTATAAAACGTTGTTGTAATAAGACGCCCCCATCATCAGAACCAAAGCCAGTATCAAAGGTAAGTATTGTCAACCCTCAATTTTCAGAGATGTGATATGAggatcatgttgtgaggaaggtgatgaatgtggatggatatagcggaaggggacgaccaaaacgatggatggattttgTAAAAGTCGACATGGTTAGacagaatgttacttgtgagatgacggcagataggaGAGTATGAAGATAACATGCAGCGCCCAACACGAATAAAACTGGGATAAGAAtagaaggatgatgatggatgCATGGCAAATAGAAGGGTATGGAGGAAGATAACATGCAGCGCCGAACACATACTATTGGGATAAGGACAGAAGGAcgatgatatgatatgatgaaACTTCTTGCTTGTTACCGAACCGTCTAGCCATCTATTATGGCACGTGATTGGCTGTTCCTCTTTTACCCTGCTTTGACgctactgttatttttatctagctgttccccgcggtttcacccgcctaACTTCTTCTGTGATACCCTATGTGAATCATCGGATAAAGATTAAAATACTACTGTGTTTTCAGTGGGAACCATTTTATGTGAATAAGCTGTTGCAGTTACGCAAAGAATGTGACAGAGAAATTGAGGCTGAACGACAAGCGCAGGAACCGGTGTATGAAGAGATTTCGTGAAAAAACTCATCATAATGTTAcatctacaaataaataactaaatatagcAACACCACACaaggtcggttagccccatggtaagctatatattagcttgtgttatgggtgctaacacaactgatataCCACATAtattactatacatataaatacatattataactcccagaccacagccaacaagcatgctcatcaagCAAATGTTGACAGtaccgagaatcgaacccgggaccatcagtccggcagtccggcatggtgaccattgcgccaacgAGGTcgtctaaacaaaaataaacatagatttGTTTTGTCTATCATGGATGTAACTTGATTACTTGAACCTGatactggttttattttatcgataaagaATTAATCATTAGTTAGAATttcaatgattattatttagaatttaatttgactatttttttgtttataatagtAATGTTTTGTGGGCTTAAAATCCtattataagttataagtaGGTTATTACTAATTTCTAACACTGGGCTGCATTTCTATGAAAAGCATCAGATATTGCTTGTGGAGACGTTTCTATACGATCTCCGATTTGCGATTATATTGTTACTTTCAGAACGTTAGCTTTAGATGTTTTTATAATTCTCCACGTAGCTTTAGAACCAcgtagttttataatttttaaaatcatttttattatgttctttAGATTTCAGTCTATGAtgtaatgtttttatgtaagtagcATAAGTTGAATAAAggcttttttaattatttatttatttttatatctacatTATGCTACCTAGTTATCAATGCAGGTTAAACTGGATCAagccttaataaataaatattattaaataactaagTATTTACACAAACAGACTGTCCATTATTTGTCCAATAGGCAATGCTTTCTGCCAGATAAGGGTCAACAAAGCAAGAATTTTTAGAATCCGTTTAGCTGTTCctaagtcatttggggtcggcgcaacatgtctttttcttccattcctctctgtcagacgtcatacttacatccactcccttctgcttcatatcctctttcaggcaatcaatccatcttttcctcggacTACCTCTGCTTCTCCATCTTTCCTCATgcatacttagcacactctttgtagcatgcgtttcacaccTTCTCATCACATTCATTCACTTTTAGggtgcaataaaacaaaaaacatcctttttattatttaatttctacgaaagtatagataaattatagttatcggcacgaatctcgagctctgacctacatctgcgcagaagtgatttattagcaaagaaccaatcccgagtgacagaaatgacgcgatgcactgagggccaatcaccgctttagcccgcccccgcgcctcacttcataccacaaaagggacccaataaattacttctgcgcaggtgaagttcagagctcaagattcgtgccgataactataccttactaatttagttttatttgcttAGGCACGTTTTCATAGGTATTTTGTGTTAATACTCCTATAATTTCTGCGTAGTTAGATTCAGCTTGATTGGTATGTGTCTTGTTTATGTTGTTTTCGTAAGCAGTGTTCACAGTTCCATCTGTTGTCGCCTGCAGTACAAgagaaaagaaataatattaaaacataaaactaaaaataaaagtcgtggtggcctagtgggcaaaaaACCAACCATTCAAGTATAACGGCGcggtttcgattccaggtcaggcacgtaccaatgcaacttttctaactttgtatgtactttctaagtatatcttaaacgccaatgactgtgtttcggatggcacgttaaactgtaggtcccggctgtcattaaacatccttggcagtcgttagaggtagtcagaagccaataagtctgacaccagtctaaccaaggggtatcgggttgcccagataactggattgaggaattcagataggcagtcgctccacgtggcacactggtactcagctgcatctggttagaatggaagccgaccccaacatagttggaaaaggctagacagttAATGAAAGGTGATATCTTAGAAATGGTAACAGGCTAGTCTGAATGTATCATGAATTGGTTTGTCTTTAAATGAGTGAAACCTTAGGATAATATataagctgttgatttgcatccgtgcaaAACTCAAGgaggttgaaataaaaaacgtaATTAATCTAATGCAAAACATTGTATGTGGTAAATAGCTTATATGGGctgttttttttgttcttaaaatTTTATAGTGCTACTGAATTCaaccaattttatgaatgatcgttAAGTATGCTACGTGTGAGAGCTCAGcgcggttttaaggccagtaacacaagCGCCGAGTTTAAATACAGCTGGATGACACTGACGGATTTaggtacgtaaataaaaaataaaaaattgatttggacgagaatcattagcataattacgtcttTGAATAttgcacggatgcaaatcaacagcttgtgtAGCAAGTACTTACAAATGTGGTGCATTCCACTGATTCAACTAGGACCGGCGAAGtctttttgcaatattttttcttgatcaccaaaaataccactaaaaataatattgccaTCCCCAGCACAGACGCTGCATAAATTAAATCTATTCTTCTGATACATATCACTATACTTTCTgttatattttctgaaaaaaaaaacctttattataTAGACAGTCATATGTTGCTGGGGAgattgttgcgccacttcttccgaTGTACCGAtttcgaccacggcggctgttctcattttaaggagatcagccagctgcgcaagacatattatagtgcacgagcatttgcgcagacacaggtgcactccctattccttcattctcatatcggttagacaggaagccgaccccaacatagttgggaaaaagactctgAGGATACGTACCTAATGTGCATTACATACTACCGCTTATCTACATTTAAGGCCTaatcagacctaagcggtattcgctaccgtctgcggcagagaaaacccagtgggtatgcgataatattactgttcaTGTTCTAGATGCATGCCGCTGCtcccgcgcggtatgtacttctacccacagcggcagcgaatatcgcttaggtcgctctagccgcggtacttgatactaaatacctgagcgaaacccgcGCGGTAtatacctctacccacagcggcagcgaatatcgctcaggtttgaataggccttgAATCCaaacaactatcggccgactataagtttgcagtgtgcactcTAAAACATGAGTATAACTTTACTTACCAAGTTCTTCAGTGTTATATAATAACAGTGTCTTATTCCGTACAAATCGTGTTACATATTTTTCCGGTGCTTTTTCAGTTGTCGTGTAatacaaacaacataaaatactaCCGTTATATTGTTcaccatatttttattaatgtttgtagTATTCAGTGTCGTTATCTTGTTTTCAGTTGTG
This region of Helicoverpa armigera isolate CAAS_96S chromosome 29, ASM3070526v1, whole genome shotgun sequence genomic DNA includes:
- the LOC135119070 gene encoding uncharacterized protein LOC135119070 isoform X1 is translated as MNSLIFYSLFLFFPGLLVCASYSKYIIQTPYHFNYNVGDVLSMDIIMINIPRSVYHFSVYTDEKNLLYNHEISSWDKYRIMINGIAMQNAHISMHLQLLYSYTSCAIVDIAYGQRNYDYNLPSNKNETNDCLNDKHCTIVVDFQNSCTKTVPYFNCSSIDLVVVCTKQEYNEATFTWQQFYDDGCYIGTALKISAAISKFIFTVELFDNNTFVKVSPIHSTSGEITVNPNFIPEEKTISKLTFTDSTDIEFDCEIYLQRSKYVYVGLINTTENKITTLNTTKNIKKYGEEYNGSILCCLYYTTTEKAPEKYVSRFVRNKTLLLYSTEELGK
- the LOC135119070 gene encoding uncharacterized protein LOC135119070 isoform X2 — its product is MDIIMINIPRSVYHFSVYTDEKNLLYNHEISSWDKYRIMINGIAMQNAHISMHLQLLYSYTSCAIVDIAYGQRNYDYNLPSNKNETNDCLNDKHCTIVVDFQNSCTKTVPYFNCSSIDLVVVCTKQEYNEATFTWQQFYDDGCYIGTALKISAAISKFIFTVELFDNNTFVKVSPIHSTSGEITVNPNFIPEEKTISKLTFTDSTDIEFDCEIYLQRSKYVYVGLINTTENKITTLNTTKNIKKYGEEYNGSILCCLYYTTTEKAPEKYVSRFVRNKTLLLYSTEELGK